In one window of Candidatus Paceibacterota bacterium DNA:
- a CDS encoding sigma-70 family RNA polymerase sigma factor, protein MLKPDIAPLQAGDASMWEFAFFWLWPVAWSAANRRLGRVAPADVEDVAIAAVREAAEMVRVGRVSSFERLKALVGVIATRRALDHLRRMQAERRRVSSTESIEGQEELASAAPGPVEQVEALDLAELLVGLAARLPDRQREVLLGFYFEGLKQEELAKKLGMPIGTVGVTLSRAREALRGELEKHPALLKELLERVR, encoded by the coding sequence ATGCTCAAGCCAGACATAGCCCCACTTCAGGCCGGTGACGCCTCGATGTGGGAATTTGCGTTCTTCTGGCTTTGGCCGGTGGCGTGGTCGGCGGCAAACCGGCGGCTTGGGAGGGTGGCTCCGGCGGATGTCGAGGATGTGGCCATCGCGGCGGTGCGTGAGGCGGCTGAGATGGTGAGGGTTGGGAGGGTTTCCAGCTTCGAGCGACTGAAGGCGCTGGTGGGTGTCATTGCGACGCGCCGGGCGCTGGATCACCTGAGGCGAATGCAGGCGGAGCGGCGGCGGGTCAGTTCGACGGAGAGTATCGAGGGGCAGGAGGAGCTGGCGTCGGCGGCTCCTGGCCCGGTGGAGCAGGTGGAGGCGCTGGATCTGGCGGAGTTGCTGGTGGGATTGGCAGCGAGGCTGCCGGACCGGCAGCGGGAGGTTCTTTTGGGCTTTTACTTTGAGGGGCTGAAGCAGGAGGAGCTGGCGAAGAAGTTGGGTATGCCGATCGGCACTGTCGGGGTTACATTATCGAGAGCGCGGGAGGCTTTGCGGGGCGAGTTGGAAAAGCACCCGGCGCTGTTGAAAGAATTATTGGAGAGAGTGCGATGA